Proteins encoded together in one Benincasa hispida cultivar B227 chromosome 1, ASM972705v1, whole genome shotgun sequence window:
- the LOC120084802 gene encoding protein TOPLESS — protein MSSLSRELVFLILQFLDEEKFKETVHKLEQESGFFFNMKYFEDEVHNGNWDEVEKYLSGFTKVDDNRYSMKIFFEIRKQKYLEALDKHDRSKAVDILVKDLKVFSTFNEELFKEITQLLTLENFRENEQLSKYGDTKSARAIMLVELKKLIEANPLFRDKLQFPHLKNSRLRTLINQSLNWQHQLCKNPRPNPDIKTLFVDHSCGQPNGARAPSPANNPLLGSLPKPGGFPPLGAHGPFQPTAAPVPAPLAGWMSNPSAVTHPAVSGGGAIGLGAPSIPAALKHPRTPPTNPSVEYPSADSDHISKRPKPMGMSDEVNLPVNVLPVSFAGHGHAQTFNAPDDLPKTVMRTLNQGSNPMSMDFHPVQQTLLLVGTNVGEIGLWEVGSRERLVSKSFKVWDLNACSMPLQAALLKEPDVSVNRVIWSPDGSLFGIAYSRHIVQIYSYHGGDDMRQHLEIDAHVGGVNDLAFSNPNKQLCVITCGDDKTIKVWDAGNGARQYTFEGHEAPVFSVCPHYKENIQFIFSTALDGKIKAWLYDNMGSRVDYDAPGRWCTTMAYSADGTRLFSCGTSKDGDSYIVEWNESEGAVKRTYQGFRKRSPGVVQFDTTKNRFLAAGDDFSIKFWDMDNVQLLTTVDADGGLPASPRIRFNKDGTLLAVSGNENGIKILANVDGIRLLRTFENLSYDAARTSEAGTKPTINPISAAAAVAAAAAAGSAADRGASVVTMSGVAGDSRSLGDVKPRIPEDSNDKSKIWKLTEINEPSQCRSLRLPENVRVNKISRLIYTNSGSAILALASNAIHLLWKWTRSERNSTGKATANVLPQLWQPSSGILMTNDVADTSSEEAVPCFALSKNDSYVMSASGGKISLFNMMTFKTMTTFMPPPPAATFLAFHPQDNNIIAIGMDDSTIQIYNVRVDEVKSKLKGHSKRITGLAFSHLLNVLVSSGADAQLCVWSSDVWEKQKTRFLQLPSGRPPSSQSDTRVQFHQDQVHFLVVHETQIAIYETTKLECVKQWTPRESGAPISHATFSCDSQMIYASFLDATVCVFTVASLRLRCRISPSAYLPASVSNASVQPLVIAAHPQEANQFALGLSDGGVHVFEPLESEGKWGVPPPVENGSASSVPTTPSVGASGSDQAPR, from the exons ATGTCGTCCCTCAGTAGGGAGCTGGTGTTCTTGATCTTACAGTTTCTCGATGAGGAAAAATTTAAGGAGACAGTTCACAA GCTTGAGCAGGAATCTGGGTTTTTCttcaatatgaaatattttgAGGATGAGGTGCATAATGGGAACTGGGATGAAGTTGAGAAATACCTCTCTGGTTTTACAAAAGTAGATGACAATCGCTattcaatgaaaatattttttgagATTAGGAAGCAGAAGTATCTTGAGGCATTGGATAA GCATGACCGCTCCAAGGCAGTAGATATTTTAGTAAAGGACTTAAAAGTTTTTTCCACGTTTAATGAAGAACTTTTCAAGGAGATTACTCAGCTATTGACGCTGGAGAATTTTAG GGAAAATGAACAACTGTCCAAGTATGGTGATACGAAGTCTGCACGAGCAATTATGTTGGTTGAGTTGAAGAAGCTAATTGAAGCCAATCCTTTGTTCCGTGATAAATTGCAGTTTCCTCACCTTAAAAACTCGAGATTGCGTACTCTTATTAATCAAAG CTTAAATTGGCAGCATCAACTTTGTAAAAACCCTAGACCAAATCCAGATATTAAAACCCTCTTTGTGGATCATTCTTGTGGACAACCGAATGGTGCTCGGGCTCCTTCTCCTGCAAACAATCCACTTCTTGGATCCTTACCCAAACCTGGAGGTTTTCCTCCTCTTGGTGCGCATGGG CCTTTTCAGCCCACGGCAGCACCAGTTCCAGCACCTCTTGCTGGTTGGATGTCTAATCCCTCGGCTGTTACTCATCCTGCAGTTTCTGGTGGAGGTGCCATTGGTCTTGGTGCTCCATCTATCCCGG CTGCTTTGAAACATCCGCGGACTCCTCCAACTAACCCTTCTGTAGAATACCCTTCTGCGGACTCTGATCACATTTCTAAAAGGCCAAAACCTATGGGGATGTCTGATGAG GTAAATCTACCAGTTAATGTTCTGCCAGTATCATTTGCTGGTCATGGTCATGCACAAACTTTTAATGCACCAGATGATTTGCCGAAGACCGTTATGCGAACACTGAATCAAGGGTCGAATCCAATGAGCATGGATTTCCATCCGGTCCAACAAACTCTGCTTCTTG TTGGCACAAATGTGGGCGAAATAGGGTTGTGGGAAGTTGGTTCGAGGGAGCGACTTGTTTCAAAGAGTTTTAAAGTCTGGGATCTCAATGCTTGTTCAATGCCTTTACAG GCAGCTCTACTTAAAGAGCCTGATGTATCGGTAAACCGTGTTATTTGGAGCCCTGATGGTTCTTTATTTG GTATTGCCTATTCGAGGCACATTGTTCAGATATACTCCTATCATGGTGGTGATGACATGCGACAGCACTTGGAG ATTGATGCTCATGTCGGTGGAGTTAATGATCTAGCATTCTCCAATCCCAATAAACAACTTTGTGTCATAACATGTGGAGATGACAAGACCATTAAG GTCTGGGATGCTGGCAATGGTGCAAGACAATATACATTTGAAGGCCACGAGGCTCCTGTTTTCTCTGTTTGCCCTCACTACAAGGAAAATATTCAG TTCATCTTTTCAACAGCACTGGATGGAAAGATAAAGGCATGGCTATATGATAATATGGGCTCACGAGTTGATTATGATGCTCCTGGACGTTGGTGCACAACCATGGCTTACAGTGCAGATGGTACGAG GCTCTTCTCATGTGGGACAAGTAAAGATGGAGATTCTTATATTGTTGAGTGGAATGAGAGTGAAGGAGCTGTTAAGAGAACTTATCAAGGGTTCCGCAAACGATCTCCGGGTGTTGTACAATTTGATACAACTAAAAATCGATTTTTGGCTGCTGGTGATGATTTCTCCATTAAATTTTGGGATATGGACAATGTTCAACTTCTAACAACTGTTGATGCTGACGGAGGGCTCCCA GCAAGTCCTCGTATCCGCTTTAACAAGGATGGCACCCTTTTAGCTGTTTCTGGCAATGAGAATGGAATTAAAATCTTGGCCAATGTGGATGGAATCCGGCTACTAAGAACATTTGAAAATCTTTCATATGATGCAGCTAGAACGTCAGAGGCTGGGACAAAG CCCACAATAAATCCAATTTCAGCTGCTGCAGCCGtggcagcagcagcagcagctgGTAGTGCCGCTGATAGAGGTGCCTCTGTCGTCACCATGTCTGGAGTG GCTGGGGATTCCAGAAGTTTGGGGGATGTGAAACCTAGAATTCCTGAAGATTCCAATGACAAGTCAAAGATTTGGAAGCTCACTGAAATTAACGAACCCTCTCAATGTAGATCCTTGAGGCTGCCTGAGAATGTCAGAGTAAACAAG ATATCTAGGTTGATCTACACAAATTCTGGAAGTGCAATCTTGGCATTGGCATCAAATGCAATTCATCTGCTATGGAAATGGACGCGAAGTGAACGTAATTCAACTGGCAAG GCAACTGCAAATGTTCTGCCGCAATTATGGCAACCATCAAGTGGCATTCTAATGACCAACGATGTTGCTGACACTAGTTCTGAAGAGGCCGTTCCTTGCTTTGCTTTATCCAAAAATGATTCTTACGTCATGTCGGCATCTGGTGGAAAGATTTCCCTCTTCAATATGATGACATTTAAG ACAATGACAACTTTCATGCCGCCACCACCTGCTGCCACATTCCTTGCCTTTCACCCACAAGATAACAATATAATTGCCATTGGCATGGATGACTCcacaattcaaatttataatgtCCGCGTGGATGAG GTAAAGAGCAAGCTTAAAGGCCACTCTAAAAGAATAACTGGCTTGGCCTTCTCTCACTTACTGAACGTGCTAGTTTCATCCGGAGCTGATGCACAG CTTTGTGTGTGGAGCTCTGATGTGTGGGAGAAGCAGAAAACAAGATTCTTGCAACTTCCAAGTGGGAGACCGCCATCCTCACAATCTGACACTCGTGTACAGTTTCATCAGGACCAGGTTCACTTTCTGGTCGTGCACGAGACTCAGATTGCAATATACGAGACTACAAAACTTGAGTGTGTAAAGCAG TGGACGCCACGGGAATCTGGTGCACCAATCTCTCATGCAACATTCTCTTGCGACAGTCAAATGATATATGCCAGCTTTTTGGATGCAACTGTCTGCGTGTTTACCGTCGCTAGTCTCAGATTACGTTGTCGAATTAGTCCTTCAGCTTATCTTCCTGCTAGTGTGAG CAATGCTTCTGTACAACCACTAGTGATTGCAGCACATCCCCAAGAAGCAAACCAATTTGCTTTAGGGCTATCAGATGGCGGGGTTCATGTCTTCGAACCCCTTGAATCAGAAGGAAAATGGGGTGTGCCTCCACCTGTCGAAAATGGATCAGCATCAAGTGTGCCAACAACTCCATCAGTCGGAGCTTCAGGTTCAGATCAAGCCCCGAGGTGA